A region from the Leishmania panamensis strain MHOM/PA/94/PSC-1 chromosome 20 sequence genome encodes:
- a CDS encoding hypothetical protein (TriTrypDB/GeneDB-style sysID: LpmP.20.4350) has protein sequence MKCVLVVHSGDDRMKRSCDLPDGVSTQKQLRAFVQSQDLRLDSVDFTLAVSLVEVATAKKGQKVVLRSDADVQQLLKTAAQQRTTHILTFEATISGSAASPRSLGSLLSLEYAVDKDLVTLHVFSPPTCPSRANSPSHREKTFIIPTRFVLASLARAVEDTLSISPTKEGMKLVLYTMPQQHSGDPVEIIDDTAALRLLRQHASQRTPARLTYGTRMQTPKASSRHMSRRTSQQQFTAPLAPSPSPLPLDSTVAMRKLKPHPPPLSNLVSEPPSPSSSEPSQAPPERKGEASSSLPSRKVATPSSPAPPSSSPSAAEVASSSAESSNTLHCVFLREGTTPIAKYETRVQVRPAAAAVCEFLFVYTKEEMNLWRRFATECESAAGAATGSHVPVLSNDSSVCLDSDSVLREWLALAKESQQPLRVRLSLHHPTLPPLVKAESSAAPTAESPVANRGAVSAVSAAATANAEELDSSPAGDKKRRPGTAAPAASLPLSPRNGDSSERGRVTERRVASSQRRSLTSLQGVSASSGPLNRSPTKVDSAASSPRRSPLFSDATSPSEGATRAKGATAKVSEDDIAEADSPPLVICTTAGLSSDVTTAACLSCVCEDDDDDGSSVRFQVSACWGAEKRMVLCRLREGTALDDLRCAALDTFCNGVAGTDGAPPLVMEMTYVAEGQLLCVPLDGESRLRDLRGKLLADSAELHVTAPPTPPPPQLRHTTNGKSSDVARVEEAVLRLLADAVEQHFVTCPPTTSADISTFLRVQLGEQATTEPLRRFLDISTATPFNVPTSDPDVDASSSVHLLPWFSSVLARMQAEQPAATGVSLEVASSLLRSRLCDIDFLLDQFAAAVPVVGDEGDGIEAPSTTVRPSLAALWTEVGLVTPQSSSAAAWNPFRAAYVGGTGGWKAAYAAAPAAMLDLVAAGSMDGVWAFPRRRDTHADIVWQRGLSKALRDCCESINPTELERYFKSGDCPNGDDTPDHRRVILSCVGVLLAPPSAAVGDYAEWLKQHFRGKVATVLYTNMVDYDGNSSLSAFTVTQLSWVLLHPQLRRVGGPPSSPTTLHRLHDWALLATESVCQRRNMHFPPCPLLHVHTASPVPFAGPSLPGAVTGSGAATDVETETQMPRVSSRPPCGVAAASAPPAASLCPSPPSSGAPHPAAHKAAPPKVQYNCRYNFSTLHKPRSVEQ, from the coding sequence ATGAAGTGCGTATTAGTTGTGCACAGTGGAGATGATCGCATGAAGCGCTCCTGCGACCTTCCTGATGGAGTGTCCACCCAAAAGCAGCTGCGGGCCTTTGTGCAGTCCCAGGACCTTCGACTCGACTCAGTGGACTTCACCCTCGCTGTTAGCCTGGTagaggtggcgacggcaaAAAAAGGGCAAAAGGTTGTCCTGCGCAGTGATGCGGatgttcagcagctgcttaAAACGGCGGCTCAGCAGCGGACCACTCACATTCTCACTTTTGAGGCTACCATTtctggcagcgccgcttcgcctCGGAGCCTGGGCAGCCTCCTGTCTTTGGAGTACGCGGTTGACAAGGACTTGGTAACGCTGCACGTTTTTTCGCCACCCACCTGCCCGTCCCGTGCTAACAGCCCGAGCCACCGCGAGAAGACCTTCATCATACCCACAAGGTTTGTGCTGGCAAGTCTGGCACGGGCCGTCGAGGACACGCTGAGTATTAGCCCCACAAAGGAGGGAATGAAGCTGGTACTGTACACGatgccacagcagcacagcggtgACCCCGTCGAAATCATAGACGACACGGCtgctctgcggctgctgcgccagcacgcGTCGCAGCGCACACCGGCTCGACTCACCTACGGCACTCGCATGCAAACTCCCAAAGCGTCGTCGCGCCACATGAGCAGACGGACAAGTCAGCAGCAGTTCACAGCGCCGCTTGCGCCCTCGCCGTCACCACTACCTTTAGATAGCACAGTGGCGATGAGGAAGCTGAAGCCGCATCCTCCACCGCTCTCGAATTTGGTAAGCGAGCCGCCGAGTCCGTCCTCAAGTGAGCCCTCCCAGGCCCCACCAGAGCGGAAGGGCGAGGCTTCATCGTCATTACCGTCTCGAAAGGTTGCCACCCCATcctcgcctgcgccaccatcatcatcgccatctgcagcggaggtggcatcctcctccgctgAGTCCTCCAATACTCTACACTGCGTGTTCCTGCGTGAGGGTACCACTCCTATTGCAAAGTACGAGACGCGAGTGCAGGTGCggccagccgctgccgccgtatGCGAATTTCTCTTTGTTTACACGAAGGAGGAAATGAATCTGTGGCGGCGCTTTGCGACTGAGTGCGAGTCGGCAGCCGGTGCCGCTACGGGATCGCATGTGCCGGTACTCTCCAATGACTCGTCTGTGTGCCTTGACTCAGATAGCGTGCTGCGAGAGTGGCTGGCGCTAGCAAAAGAGTCTCAGCAGCCGTTGCGGGTACGCCTCTCActccaccaccccaccctgCCGCCGCTAGTAAAGGCAGAGTCATCGGCCGCACCTACGGCAGAATCGCCTGTTGCTAACCGAGGCGCAGTTTCAGCAGTATcggctgccgccactgccaacGCAGAAGAGTTAGATTCTTCTCCAGCCGGCGACAAGAAACGGAGGCCTGGTACCGCAGCCCCGGCAGCTTCTTTGCCTCTGTCGCCCCGCAATGGGGACAGctcagagagaggcagagtcACGGAGAGACGTGTTGCGTCGTCCCAGCGACGTTCACTCACGTCTCTGCAGGGCGTCTCCGCGTCTTCAGGGCCTCTGAACAGATCACCTACTAAGGTGGACTCAGCAGCATCGAGTCCACgccgctcccctctcttctcagaTGCTACTTCCCCCTCAGAGGGCGCAACACGCGCTAAGGGCGCTACGGCGAAGGTATCTGAGGATGACATTGCCGAAGCGGATTCGCCACCTCTCGTGATCTGTACGACGGCAGGCCTCTCCAGTGATGTCACGACGGCTGCATGCCTGTCGTGCGTTTgcgaggacgatgacgatgacgggTCTTCGGTTAGATTTCAAGTGTCCGCGTGTTGGGGGGCTGAGAAGCGAATGGTGCTTTGCCGCTTACGTGAAGGGACCGCCTTAGATGACCTCCGCTGTGCTGCACTCGACACATTTTGTAACGGCGTTGCTGGAACTGatggcgcacctcctcttgtGATGGAGATGACCTATGTAGCTGAGGGGCAGCTCCTCTGCGTACCGCTTGATGGCGAATCGCGGCTGCGTGATCTCCGCGGCAAGCTTTTGGCAGACTCGGCGGAGTTACATGTCACCGCACCACcgactccgccacctccgcaaCTCAGGCATACGACCAACGGGAAAAGTAGTGACGTGGCGAGGGTTGAAGAGGCTGTCTTGCGGTTGCTTGCAGATGCGGTTGAGCAGCATTTCGTTACCTGTCCACCCACCACAagcgccgacatcagcaccTTTTTGCGTGTTCAGCTAGGTGAGCAGGCGACAACTGAGCCCTTGCGCAGATTCCTGGACATCTCCACTGCCACTCCGTTTAACGTTCCCACGTCTGATCCTGATGTTGACGCCTCTTCGAGCGTGCATCTCTTACCGTGGTTCTCCTCTGTGCTTGCCAGAATGCAGGCGGAGCAACCGGCAGCTACAGGGGTTTCTCTGGAAGTTGCCTCATCATTGCTCCGCTCACGCCTCTGCGATATTGATTTTCTGCTTGATCagtttgctgctgccgttcctGTTGTCGGTGACGAAGGCGATGGCATCGAAGCCCCGAGCACCACGGTTCGGCCATCTCTCGCCGCCTTATGGACGGAGGTCGGTCTCGTTACCCCGCAGAgctcctcggcggcggcgtggaaTCCCTTTCGCGCGGCCTACGTCGGTGGTACAGGTGGATGGAAGGCGGCATACGCGGCGGCCCCGGCCGCTATGCTGGACTTGGTGGCCGCCGGGAGCATGGACGGTGTGTGGGCCTTTCCTCGCCGTagagacacgcacgccgACATAGTGTGGCAGCGCGGTCTCTCCAAGGCCCTCCGTGACTGCTGCGAATCGATCAATCCCACAGAACTGGAGCGGTACTTTAAATCAGGAGACTGCCCTAATGGCGACGATACACctgaccaccgccgcgttATCTTGAGCTGCGTTGGTGTGCTGCTGGCCCCACCATCGGCGGCAGTCGGGGACTATGCGGAGTGGCTCAAGCAGCACTTCCGAGGCAAGGTGGCGACGGTTCTCTACACAAACATGGTTGACTATGACGGCAAttcctccctttccgccTTCACCGTGACGCAGCTGTCGTGGGTGCTACTtcacccgcagctgcgccgcgtcggTGGACCCCCATCGTCACCAACAACGCTTCACCGACTTCACGATTGGGCCCTCCTCGCGACAGAGAGTGTATGCCAACGACGCAACATGCACTTTCCTCCATGTCCTTTACTTCACGTTCACACGGCATCTCCGGTGCCTTTTGCCGGACCCTCTCTTCCAGGAGCAGTCACAGGAAGCGGTGCAGCCACCGACGTGGAGACAGAGACTCAAATGCCCAGGGTGTCCTCTCGACCACCGtgtggtgtcgctgctgctagTGCTCCACCGGCGGCATCGCTTTGTCCTTCACCGCCATCAAGTGGCGCTCCGCACCCGGCAGCTCACAAGGCGGCCCCACCGAAGGTGCAGTACAACTGCAGGTACAACTTTAGTACCTTACACAAGCCTCGTTCAGTGGagcagtga
- a CDS encoding hypothetical protein (TriTrypDB/GeneDB-style sysID: LpmP.20.4330), whose product MRRLTRLVTGTAARNVTTGETISDRFASGAERASEESHPLLYQVPVFASRTVGREAEVRTLWQNLLCGRHYQVLVGLDGIGKSTIAAEFCDTVKHSQRFSCIQWFNGKHALQSQLQHFFASMKGRKEKDVLLVVDDVASPEEVLALIPEHASVYVLMTTSAANVMSSTKIACLSTSALSPQASRQFLSELTFSQELETVFYNLGYVPLLMHIASLLMKGDVCSAPQLGRLLMEKSVRRDDALSISAALSMLVDIGIAELEKTYPNARAMLRIISCFHVSDVSDAVVGAIVGNAAGDFSVTASQLGILSPKWEEGAFALHPLVAKVLREPLEAHVVAKAADALLSLWPHRWRGMGNRFAYNLVWHTYTVAQHFAACGATLMPAIVTSMDRSATFLAHVEVRDLAVAAQLWMQVYEQDVSRKEAPSPDSVRMLRECGRLLHFLKDPRAEEVLQHAWKDCVVVHGKSSAESALILGCLAPYLPATNANLSLVEEAVAVLEGRLVSVDLVLAREEVRMVWQTIFVLLMCKGQYMTEMHLAIPEDLMRALERADGEAAKVR is encoded by the coding sequence ATGCGTCGTCTCACCCGTCTCGTCACTGGGACAGCTGCTCGCAACGTTACCACTGGCGAGACGATTTCAGACAGATTCGCGTCTGGCGCGGAGCGTGCGTCGGAGGAGTCGCACCCGCTCCTGTATCAGGTGCCCGTCTTCGCCTCACGCACGGTTGGCCGCGAGGCTGAGGTGCGCACGCTGTGGCAGAACCTTCTTTGTGGCCGCCACTACCAGGTGCTTGTCGGCCTTGACGGTATCGGCAAATCCACTATTGCTGCCGAGTTCTGCGACACGGTGAAACACAGCCAGCGATTCTCCTGCATTCAGTGGTTCAACGGGAAGCATGCGCTTCAGTCTCAACTGCAGcacttcttcgcctccatgAAGGggcggaaggagaaggacgtGCTTCTGGTCGTGGACGACGTGGCCTCTCCTGAagaggtgctggcgctcaTTCCAGAGCACGCGAGCGTGTACGTGCTGATGACGACCAGCGCGGCAAATGTGATGAGCTCGACGAAAATAGCGTGTCTCTCTACATCTGCTCTCTCGCCTCAGGCAAGTCGGCAGTTCTTGTCGGAGCTGACGTTCTCgcaggagctggagacgGTGTTTTACAACCTGGGCTACGTTccgctgctgatgcacaTTGCCTCCTTGCTCATGAAGGGGGACGTCTGCAGTGCACCACAGCTGGGCCGCCTACTGATGGAGAAGAGTGTACGGCGTGACGACGCTCTCAGCATCTCCGCGGCCCTTTCGATGTTGGTGGATATTGGAATTgcagagctggagaagaCGTACCCTAACGCACGCGCGATGCTGCGCATCATCAGCTGCTTTCACGTGAGCGACGTGTCGGACGCTGTGGTGGGGGCCATCGTTGGCAATGCGGCTGGTGACTTCTCTGTGACAGCCTCACAGCTCGGGATTTTGTCGCCcaagtgggaggagggagcaTTTGCACTGCACCCACTCGTTGcaaaggtgctgcgcgaaCCGCTGGAGGCACACGTcgtggcgaaggcggcggacGCGCTGTTGAGCTTGTGGCCTCACCGTTGGCGCGGGATGGGGAACCGCTTCGCCTACAACCTTGTCTGGCACACGTATACGGTAGCTCAGCACTTTGCAGCTTGCGGGGCCACGTTGATGCCGGCCATTGTGACGTCGATGGACCGCAGCGCCACGTTCCTCGCTCATGTCGAGGTTCGAGACTTGGCCGTGGCGGCTCAGTTGTGGATGCAAGTGTACGAGCAGGACGTCTCACGGAAGgaggcgccgtcgccggACAGTGTGCGTATGCTGCGGGAGTGCGGCCGCCTACTTCACTTTCTGAAGGACCCACGCGCAGAAGAGGTTTTGCAGCACGCATGGAAGGACTGCGTAGTGGTGCACGGGAAGAGCTCCGCCGAGTCGGCGCTCATTCTCGGCTGCCTCGCGCCGTACTTGCCAGCGACTAACGCTAATCTATcgctggtggaggaggcggtggccgtGTTGGAGGGGCGCCTCGTCTCGGTTGACCTCGTGctggcgagggaggaggttCGTATGGTGTGGCAGACCATCTTCGTGCTGCTCATGTGCAAGGGGCAGTACATGACGGAGATGCACTTGGCGATTCCGGAAGATCTCATGCGCGCTCTCGAGCGGGCGGATGGTgaggcggcgaaggtgaGGTAA
- a CDS encoding hypothetical protein (TriTrypDB/GeneDB-style sysID: LpmP.20.4360): MTCSRVRLLTAMSDKVRKGVPAAENIPWQLVYPVDVQIHSFMLLMAAIIFSNGILGDMTFDDHLAIDKNVDAWANKTSLGSIFYNDFWGKPLDRFESNGSYRPITVLTFRIQHWLMGYRHSPAFLHGLNYTVAYLNVCLVFYLARLYVYVVVPRAVLSVENAKAQSCMAVLTTPVHAVPLIAALLYLVHPVHVDAVTSIVGRCELLYCFFGLIGFFGIHRYLNQVDELIDAASVTAAVSSASPKVKALSATATAAKQVYRELKQQGHSRQRIFTARYVVFAAYALIISILCKDSAITFTAIYGVHACVMYACGRCKGFRSLLVIGVAVLELASYIVFRRRFIGNIDMHKNPLLRQTENPQYFVPKGLFHWLSIRWLIQVKNLELLFFPTSLCCEYSFNCIPHMHDLKDPRVPYSLKVTGAAVVTLLGLLYGTFASRSRVALVGLVGFLWIAIPYAPVSHLFIAVGTFIAERCLYVPSIGAVLLITFIVAAPGLREGVVPRYFYTLLLLCVGWGIFSRRRNEDWWTDERLFRSAMRTCPNSGKVYSQLAALVSSREQRITPEVVELAERSVELDSKLRDGYYYLAVHEVNDNHNMEKAYRYLRLCMEDPFALHLCRDSYEKVRGILFPKMTEMEQLIDYASLMVLESQKAAYLRQAGVIALQKYRKPCVAQQLFGEAMDRWNNSKLYWVSDEVKRRSGDATYCNALYWYVQSSLECEAQDMAGTVESPNAEDKEDSGGDDVDSSSSKVSRRDIPLTPQEAAQRAVTAGERLRSCDTDWHQVLSELQYNLPTIPYRMTQYLTVGDSTGNMLSHYANYTQRNTPERNEVLLIFLDITVRQYCHIHTLLNDAHVRKEVNSRFRFHLQSIERGFPIFRQHRLADMRTSQRELKMTTTLNATQQHALKLILAMASCSSDLSFLAV, encoded by the coding sequence ATGACATGCTCacgtgtgcgcctcctcacAGCCATGTCGGACAAAGTGAGAAAGGGGGTGCCGGCCGCTGAGAACATCCCTTGGCAGCTTGTCTACCCCGTCGATGTGCAAATTCATTCTTTCATGCTGCTCATGGCCGCGATCATCTTCAGCAACGGCATCCTCGGTGACATGACTTTCGATGACCACCTCGCGATTGATAAAAATGTTGACGCGTGGGCAAACAAGACCTCGCTCGGCTCCATCTTTTACAATGACTTCTGGGGAAAGCCGCTCGACCGCTTCGAGTCAAACGGGTCGTACCGTCCTATCACCGTGCTAACCTTTCGTATTCAGCACTGGTTGATGGGCTACCGCCACAGCCCAGCCTTCCTCCACGGCTTGAATTACACTGTCGCGTACCTCAACGTGTGCCTTGTCTTTTATCTCGCCCGCCTGTACGTCTACGTGGTGGTGCCCAGGGCGGTACTCTCCGTTGAGAATGCCAAAGCACAGTCCTGCATGGCTGTGCTGACCACTCCTGTTCATGCGGTACCGCTGATAGCGGCTCTGCTGTACCTCGTGCACCCCGTCCATGTCGACGCCGTCACGTCCATCGTGGGGCGGTGTGAGCTGCTTTACTGCTTCTTTGGACTGATCGGATTCTTCGGCATCCACAGGTATCTGAACCAAGTTGATGAGCTGATTGACGCAGCCTCAGTGACTGCAGCCGTCTCGAGTGCCTCTCCAAAGGTCAAGGCGTTGTCGGCCACCGCTACAGCAGCGAAACAAGTTTACAGGGAGCTCAAACAGCAGGGACACTCACGGCAGCGCATTTTTACCGCTCGCTACGTCGTCTTCGCGGCGTACGCGCTCATCATCAGCATTCTGTGCAAAGACAGTGCCATTACTTTCACTGCCATCTATGGTGTTCACGCATGCGTCATGTACGCCTGTGGACGGTGCAAGGGATTCCGGTCCTTGCTCGTCATTGGTGTGGCGGTACTGGAGCTGGCCAGCTACATAGTCTTCCGTCGAAGGTTCATTGGCAATATTGACATGCATAAGAACCCCTTGTTACGCCAAACAGAAAACCCGCAGTACTTCGTGCCGAAAGGTCTGTTTCACTGGCTCAGCATTCGGTGGTTGATTCAGGTGAAGAACTTGgagctgctcttcttccccacGTCATTGTGCTGCGAGTACAGCTTCAACTGCATCCCGCACATGCACGACCTGAAGGACCCTCGTGTGCCCTACTCCTTAAAGGTCACTGGTGCTGCCGTGGTGACACTGCTAGGCCTCCTGTACGGCACGTTTGCGTCCCGCTCTCGCGTGGCGCTGGTAGGCCTCGTTGGGTTCCTCTGGATAGCAATCCCGTACGCTCCGGTTAGCCACCTCTTCATCGCCGTTGGCACCTTCATAGCTGAGCGCTGTCTGTACGTGCCATCTATCGGCGCGGTGCTACTCATCACCTTTATCGTGGCCGCCCCAGGGCTTCGCGAGGGGGTCGTTCCTCGCTACTTCTACACACTGTTGCTTCTGTGCGTTGGCTGGGGTATCTTCTCCCGCCGGCGCAACGAGGACTGGTGGACGGACGAGCGCCTGTTCCGCTCCGCGATGCGGACATGCCCGAACAGTGGCAAAGTCTACTCGCAGTTAGCGGCGCTTGTCTCAAGTCGCGAGCAGCGCATCACCCCCGAGGTTGTTGAGCTGGCCGAGCGCTCGGTTGAGTTAGACTCGAAGCTGCGCGACGGCTACTACTACTTGGCGGTGCACGAGGTGAACGACAACCACAACATGGAGAAGGCGTACCGTTACCTTCGCCTATGCATGGAGGATCCTTTCGCCCTCCACTTATGCCGTGATTCGTACGAGAAGGTGCGCGGCATTCTCTTTCCAAAGATGACAGAGATGGAGCAACTCATTGACTATGCCTCGCTGATGGTGTTGGAATCTCAGAAGGCGGCGTACCTTCGCCAGGCTGGCGTCATCGCTTTACAAAAGTACCGCAAGCCGTGCGTTGCCCAGCAGCTTTTTGGCGAGGCTATGGACCGCTGGAATAATTCGAAGCTGTACTGGGTCTCTGATGAGGTGAAACGGAGGTCTGGTGATGCCACGTACTGCAACGCTCTCTACTGGTACGTGCAGTCCTCCTTGGAGTGCGAGGCGCAAGACATGGCCGGCACAGTCGAGTCGCCGAACGCGGAGGACAAGGAGGATAGCGGTGGCGATGATGTCGACTCTAGCAGCTCCAAGGTGTCGAGGAGGGACATCCCTCTCACACCgcaggaggcagcgcagcgggcGGTCACAGCAGGGGAGCGCCTCCGTTCTTGCGACACTGACTGGCATCAGGTTCTGTCGGAGCTTCAGTATAACCTCCCCACTATTCCTTATCGCATGACGCAGTACCTCACCGTGGGTGATAGCACAGGCAACATGCTCAGCCACTACGCCAACTACACTCAGAGGAACACGCCGGAACGGAACGAGGTGTTGCTCATCTTTCTGGACATCACCGTGCGCCAGTACTGCCATATCCACACGCTGTTAAacgacgcgcacgtgcgtaAGGAGGTCAACAGTAGGTTCAGATTTCATCTGCAGTCTATCGAGCGTGGGTTTCCGATTTTCCGCCAGCATCGTCTGGCGGACATGCGCACGTCGCAGCGCGAGCTCaagatgacgacgacgctcaatgccacacagcagcacgcactgAAGCTTATTTTAGCCATGGCGTCCTGCTCGAGTGATCTTTCATTTTTGGCAGTTTAG
- a CDS encoding hypothetical protein (TriTrypDB/GeneDB-style sysID: LpmP.20.4340): MLRRLGSTLLCSVTLDNGAVLKGVLNPKNPTLLLKGITILPDGRVYSGTYDPVSGFPLPGSQLEEDGDLYRGEFNIQWQREGRGEAWLADGTHYAGVFKSDEITEGVVRIPNGTTEVVFEGTLSDEAFVRGRLTQSDFVYEGEFSDNQPHGRGKLVFATGALQEGTFFHGKLHGSDCKMKLEGGFVYVGEFLDGKIRRGTLYTPTYTYEGEFNEHGRAHGEGAQTYLINEPRLTFTGIWNNGALVRGVCMDEYGSTVDWQNNNELQAKVLGGSTGKGDESVGLNSYCGARMKEAAQMHSDMQRSYAEDADAVAHLTGRFPTKMDLGYEGSIAHENEAVLQAQQRQMHDIERSRDVLSERAKEYDTVASGARNNIIGEINENMAKIQFRRQVGAEEVSATRINEQFERFMKDFKRPSPLSSAPTNRAPKLNIDGNAPWKAFTPPK, encoded by the coding sequence ATGCTTCGTCGTCTGGGGTCCACGCTGTTATGCAGCGTGACGTTGGATAATGGGGCCGTCCTCAAAGGTGTCCTGAACCCGAAGAACCCCACTCTGCTCCTCAAAGGCATCACCATCCTTCCCGACGGTCGTGTCTATAGCGGTACATACGACCCGGTGTCTGGTTTCCCGCTACCAGGGAGTCAGCTGGAGGAAGACGGCGACCTCTACCGGGGCGAGTTTAACATTCAGTGGCAGCGCGAGGGGCGTGGCGAGGCGTGGCTGGCCGACGGCACCCACTACGCGGGTGTCTTCAAGAGTGATGAAATAACCGAGGGTGTGGTGCGCATTCCGAACGGCACGACGGAGGTCGTTTTTGAGGGCACGCTGAGTGATGAGGCGTTTGTGAGAGGCAGGCTGACGCAGTCCGACTTTGTGTACGAAGGCGAGTTCTCAGACAATCAACCGCACGGCAGAGGCAAACTCGTGTTTGCCACCGGTGCTTTGCAGGAGGGCACGTTTTTCCACGGCAAACTGCACGGCTCCGACTGCAAGATGAAGCTCGAGGGTGGGTTCGTCTACGTAGGAGAGTTCCTCGATGGGAAGATCCGCCGCGGTACCCTTTACACACCCACGTACACATATGAGGGAGAATTTAATGAGCACGGCCGTGCTCATGGCGAGGGTGCGCAGACGTACCTCATCAATGAGCCACGCCTCACCTTCACCGGCATCTGGAATAACGGAGCCTTGGTGCGCGGTGTGTGCATGGACGAGTATGGCAGCACTGTTGACTGGCAGAACAATAATGAGCTGCAGGCCAAGGTGCTCGGCGGCTCGACCGGGAAGGGCGACGAGAGCGTGGGACTGAACAGCTACTGCGGCGCACGTATGAAAGAGGCAGCGCAGATGCACAGCGATATGCAGCGCAGCTACGCAGAAGACGCAGATGCCGTGGCGCACTTGACTGGCCGCTTCCCCACCAAGATGGATCTGGGATATGAGGGCAGCATCGCGCACGAGAAcgaggcagtgctgcaggcgcagcagcggcagatgcaTGACATAGAGCGCTCTAGGGATGTGCTGTCAGAGAGGGCGAAGGAGTACGACACTGTCGCCTCCGGTGCACGCAACAACATCATTGGAGAAATCAACGAGAACATGGCGAAAATTCAGTTTAGACGCCAAGTAGGCGCAGAGGAAGTCTCTGCTACGCGCATCAACGAGCAATTTGAGCGCTTCATGAAGGACTTCAAGAGGCCTTCTCCACTGTCGAGTGCACCGACGAACCGAGCTCCGAAGCTGAACATCGACGGCAACGCGCCATGGAAGGCATTCACTCCGCCGAAGTAG
- a CDS encoding PGKC, phosphoglycerate kinase C (TriTrypDB/GeneDB-style sysID: LpmP.20.4320) has translation MTLVQKKSIDDATLKGKKVLIRVDFNVPVKNGKITNDFRIRAALPTIQKVLKEGGSCILMSHLGRPKGAKMSDPKPAKDVRGYEEAATLRPVAERVAELLGRKVEFAPDCLDAALYVSKLKGGDVLLLENVRFYTEEGSKKEEERDAMAKVLASYADVYVSDAFGTAHRDSATMTGIPKVLGAGYAGYLMEKEINYFARVLNNPPRPLVAIVGGAKVSDKIQLLDNMLDRINFLVIGGAMAYTFQKAQGYKIGISMCEEDKLDLAKSLLKKAQERGVQVLFPVDHVCHKEFKAVESPLVTEGVDIPDGYMALDIGPKTIRMYEDVIGRCNSAIWNGPMGVFEMACYSKGTFAVAKAMGAGTQKSGLMSIIGGGDSASAAEMSGEAKNMSHVSTGGGASLELLEGKTLPGVAVLTDKIVKERAASSKGSFGGSSSRRESAPRRCGCAFGGASIVVEIIKLLGALAIGIFIGRRMSTKLLQ, from the coding sequence ATGACTCTTgtgcagaagaagagcatcGATGATGCTACCCTCAAGGGAAAGAAGGTGCTCATCCGCGTGGACTTCAACGTTCCCGTGAAGAACGGGAAGATCACGAACGACTTCCGCATCCGCGCCGCCCTTCCGACGATCCAGAAAGTGCTGAAGGAGGGCGGCTCCTGCATCCTGATGAGCCACCTTGGCCGCCCGAAGGGTGCTAAGATGAGTGACCCAAAGCCAGCGAAGGATGTGCGCGGGTACGAGGAGGCCGCCACCCTGCGCCCGGTTGCTGAGCGCGTCGCAGAGCTCCTGGGGCGGAAGGTGGAGTTTGCACCCGACTGCCTGGATGCTGCGCTGTATGTGTCAAAGCTAAAGGGTggcgacgtgctgctgctcgagaaTGTGCGCTTCTACAcagaggagggcagcaagaaagaggaggagcgcgacgCGATGGCGAAGGTACTGGCATCATACGCGGACGTGTACGTCAGTGATGCCTTTGGTACTGCGCACCGCGACAGTGCGACGATGACAGGGATCCCCAAGGTGCTTGGCGCGGGCTACGCCGGGTACCTGATGGAAAAGGAGATCAACTATTTTGCGCGAGTGCTGAACAACCCGCCGAGGCCGCTGGTTGCGATTGTTGGTGGCGCGAAGGTTAGCGACAAGATCCAACTGCTTGACAACATGCTGGACCGCATCAACTTCCTTGTGATTGGTGGCGCGATGGCGTACACGTTCCAGAAGGCGCAGGGCTACAAGATCGGAATCTCGATGTGCGAGGAGGATAAGCTGGACCTTGCCAAGTCGCTGTTGAAGAAAGCGCAGGAGCGCGGCGTGCAGGTGCTTTTTCCGGTTGACCACGTGTGCCACAAGGAGTTCAAGGCTGTGGAGTCACCGCTGGTGACGGAGGGCGTGGACATTCCGGATGGCTACATGGCGCTTGACATTGGTCCGAAGACGATCCGCATGTACGAGGATGTGATTGGCCGCTGCAATAGCGCGATCTGGAATGGTCCGATGGGCGTGTTCGAAATGGCATGCTACTCGAAGGGTACGTTCGCTGTTGCGAAGGCGATGGGAGCTGGCACGCAGAAGAGTGGGCTGATGAGCATcatcggcggtggcgacagcgcGAGCGCTGCAGAAATGAGCGGCGAGGCAAAGAATATGTCGCATGTATCCaccggaggcggtgcgtcgctggagctgctggagggcAAGACGCTGCCTGGCGTTGCCGTTCTCACGGATAAGATTGTGAAGGAGCGGGCAGCTTCGAGCAAGGGCTCTTTTGGGGGTTCTAGTTCGCGTAGGGAGTCTGCTCCGCGCCGTTGCGGGTGTGCCTTCGGAGGTGCCTCAATCGTAGTGGAGATCATTAAGCTCCTCGGTGCACTGGCGATTGGAATCTTTATTGGTCGCCGCATGAGCACCAAACTGCTCCAGTAG